A region from the Halichondria panicea chromosome 11, odHalPani1.1, whole genome shotgun sequence genome encodes:
- the LOC135344105 gene encoding protein O-mannosyl-transferase TMTC3-like, translated as MKLHQYAAVLSASVGVLVYLNSLDCGLCFDDERAVIQNNDIRPTVPWSNLLWNDFWGVPMASGDSHKSYRPLCVATFRLNYLLAELEPMGYHLVNILLHGVVCYLYVHLVSLVCSQVWPALIAGLLFAVHPIHTEAVTGVVGRADVLAAMFYTASILVYYKAAQSKNSTGYQWLALSLVLCTCSALSKETGITAIAVCLAMDYLLIQQLTVSDALRLLSLPKELKSHHKGFLTRLFVLLSYVVGFMYIRLRLMKGGPSFGYQLNPAVYLPTPYRQMHWAYLTSYHCWLLLVPSQLSPEYAMHTIPLIQSLGDPRNLVTLVTFIAVCLLVIFALYRRWGTVLFGLSLLVFPYVPASNLFFPVGFVVAERVLYLPSMGLCLLAAHGLWKLHTSSQKTIKIISLIGLSLLLLAQASKTLLRNRDWKNEITLFSAAIKTFPTNAKMAHNLAVEYNQNPELNHQAIPLMQLAVSVEPLYLSAVSDLGYLHQLGENFTHAEELYRHGIELVYEALGGNQTISADIKNLKMFTRYSRLLRRLNRISAAEGILRKIVSKIPPGTRYPSVYTEFAEVLVELDSTQEAVLYNNKALAQDPRHVQAHIVMAKMSMKQQGSTRHAEKLLREFIEKLGYKSQLVYELASVLQAGYHDNEYKLKEAENLLKMVLEVQPTNVDAMHRLGLVYYSLKLYPAAHTTLLRAVEKSPNHVAALYDLARLYVEAGDCDKANERIKQLLQLDPDHTQASVMRDKCV; from the exons ATGAAGTTGCATCAGTATGCAGCAGTGCTCTCTGCCTCAGTAGGCGTTCTGGTGTATCTCAACAGTCTGGACTGTGGTCTGTGTTTTGATGATGAGAGAGCAGTTATTCAAAACAACGATATCCGACCAACTGTTCCTTGGAGCAATTTACTGTGGAATGATTTCTGGGGAGTTCCTATGGCAAGTGGAGATAGTCACAAGTCATATCGTCCTCTGTGTGTGGCCACGTTCCGACTCAACTATCTGTTGGCCGAGTTGGAGCCCATGGGCTATCATTTGGTCAACATTCTCCTCCATGGAGTCGTGTGTTACTTGTACGTTCACCTGGTCAGTCTAGTCTGCAGTCAAGTGTGGCCAGCACTGATAGCAGGACTCCTCTTTGCAGTCCACCCCATACACACTGAGGCT GTAACTGGGGTTGTAGGGAGAGCTGATGTATTAGCTGCCATGTTCTACACTGCCTCTATACTGGTCTACTATAAAGCTGCTCAGTCAAAGAATTCTACAG GCTACCAGTGGCTAGCACTGAGCCTAGTGCTGTGCACATGCTCTGCTCTCAGTAAGGAGACTGGGATCACTGCAATTGCTGTGTGTCTGGCAATGGACTACCTTTTGATTCAGCAG CTAACCGTGAGTGATGCCCTCAGGTTGCTCTCATTGCCTAAAGAACTGAAGAGCCATCACAAAGGGTTTCTGACCAGACTGTTTGTGCTGCTCAGTTACGTGGTGGGATTCATGTACATCCGACTCAGGCTCATGAAGGGTGGACCATCCTTTGGATA TCAGTTGAACCCGGCGGTGTACTTGCCCACCCCGTACAGACAGATGCACTGGGCCTACCTCACCTCCTACCATTGCTGGCTGTTGTTAGTCCCCTCTCAACTCAGCCCAGAGTACGCCATGCACACCATTCCTCTCATCCAGAGCCTCGGAGATCCTCGTAATCTTGTAACACTGGTAACGTTCATAGCCGTGTGTTTATTAGTAATCTTTGCCCTCTACCGACGATGGGGGACAGTGTTGTTTGGTCTGAGTCTGCTGGTGTTCCCGTACGTGCCAGCCTCCAACCTGTTCTTCCCTGTTGGGTTTGTTGTAGCAGAGAGAGTACTCTACCTGCCCAGCATGGGACTATGTCTACTAGCAGCACACGGACTATGGAAACTGCACACCTCCTCACAGAAAACCATTAAAATCATATCGTTAATTGGACTCTCATTACTGCTATTGGCGCAAGCCTCAAAAACACTGCTAAGAAATCGAGATTGGAAGAATGAGATAACACTATTTTCTGCAGCTATTAAAACATTCCCCACGAATGCAAAGATGGCCCACAATCTTGCAGTGGAGTACAACCAAAATCCTGAGCTGAACCATCAAGCTATTCCATTGATGCAGTTAGCGGTATCAGTAGAGCCACTGTATTTGTCTGCAGTCTCTGACCTCGGCTACCTCCACCAGCTGGGAGAGAACTTCACACACGCTGAAGAG ttgtacAGACATGGCATTGAGCTTGTGTATGAAGCACTGGGTGGCAATCAAACTATTTCAGCTGACATTAAGAACCTCAAAATGTTCACCAGATACTCTAGATTATTGCGAAGACTGAACAGAATATCTGCAGCTGAAGGCATCCTCAGAAAGATAGTGAGTAAGATACCACCTGGAACACGCTACCCTAGTGTGTACACTGAGTTTGCCGAGGTGCTAGTTGAACTGGACAGCACACAAGAGGCTGTGTTATATAATAACAAAGCTTTGGCTCAGGACCCACGTCACGTACAAGCTCATATCGTCATGGCGAAGATGAGCATGAAACAACAAGGATCCACACGGCATGCTGAGAAGTTATTAAGAGAGTTCATTGAGAAGCTCGGATACAAGAGCCAGTTGGTGTACGAACTAGCGTCTGTACTACAGGCTGGTTACCATGACAATGAGTACAAGCTAAAAGAAGCAGAAAATCT acTAAAGATGGTACTGGAGGTCCAACCCACTAACGTTGATGCAATGCACAGACTGGGATTAGTGTATTACTCTCTCAAACTATATCCAGCAGCCCACACTACGTTACTCAGAGCCGTCGAGAAATCGCCCAATCACGTTGCAGCGTTGTACGACCTTGCA
- the LOC135344118 gene encoding protein O-mannosyl-transferase Tmtc3-like isoform X1 codes for MLSSSRSQLSLAGLLCMLVGTLVYSNTLHCGIVYDDEPAIMKNRDLRPQANWIDLFYHDFWGTVITNPTSHKSYRPLCVATFRLNYLMAELEPMGYHLVNILLHGVVCYLYVHLVSLVCSQVWPALIAGLLFAVHPIHTEAVAGLVGRTELLSAIFFSLSFMAYHRAYTRGMRWVGVSVCLMVCSVLSKEQGVTVVAVCTVHDLFIQHRNFLVQNTPSSTVHLLHSIFSNRKSLPSWFPAFVKRMCIIATVTMALLVLRITLVGGAPKIFHENINPPLSLSWPWRQLSWSHLVAVNSWLALCPSPLTADWRFGAVPLTLSLAHPHNLHTLLTLLTLTGLTTFALYRRWGTVLFGLSLLVFPYVPASNLFFPVGFVVAERVLYLPSMGLCLLAAHGLWKLHNHFNSIILRSTLKLSFILLLVTFATKTYTRNKDWESNVTLYSAGVKVNSRHGVFLTNLGIEHGRLRNFSFAEKLYRRTMLEAPLHSRGFSNFGGLMEALKRYDEAEQAFRTAIRLGKQDSTGTKVIETLEFLLDKIILRNNDRYGDAVELVDQALSNYPSYGKLYNLKGIYLQRQGRSKAAIELLQTAININFITAQGLYHLGLAYTDTGDKRRAVEAFKAALSMDPTYKDAATKLKHL; via the exons ATGCTGTCCTCCTccaggtctcaactctctctGGCTGGCTTGCTGTGTATGCTAGTGGGTACTCTAGTGTACAGTAACACTCTGCACTGCGGCATTGTGTATGATGACGAACCTGCCATCATGAAGAATAGAGATCTCCGTCCACAGGCGAACTGGATCGATTTATTTTATCATGATTTCTGGGGTACTGTTATCACTAACCCAACCAGCCACAAGTCATATCGTCCTCTGTGTGTGGCCACGTTCCGACTCAACTATCTGATGGCCGAGTTGGAGCCCATGGGCTATCATTTGGTCAACATTCTCCTTCATGGAGTCGTGTGTTACTTGTACGTTCACCTGGTCAGTCTAGTCTGCAGTCAAGTGTGGCCAGCACTGATAGCAGGACTCCTCTTTGCAGTCCACCCCATACACACTGAGGCT GTAGCTGGTCTGGTTGGGAGGACTGAGCTGCTCTCTGCAATATTCTTCAGTCTCTCATTCATGGCCTACCACAGAGCCTACACTCGCG GAATgcggtgggtgggtgtgagcGTGTGTCTCATGGTGTGTTCTGTGCTCAGTAAGGAGCAAGGTGTTACCGTGGTAGCAGTCTGCACTGTACATGACCTCTTCATTCAACACAGG AACTTCCTTGTACAGAACACTCCCTCTTCAACGGTCCACTTGCTCCACTCGATATTCTCCAATCGCAAGAGTCTTCCTAGTTGGTTCCCTGCATTCGTTAAGAGGAtgtgtatcatagcaactgttACCATGGCACTCCTTGTACTCAGAATCACactagtgggtggagctcccaAAATATTCCATGA GAACATCAACCCTCCACTGTCCCTCTCCTGGCCATGGAGACAGTTGAGTTGGTCTCATCTAGTAGCCGTCAACTCTTGGTTAGCCctgtgcccctcccccctcacagcAGACTGGCGCTTTGGTGCCGTCCCCCTCACACTATCACTCGCCCACCCCCACAACCTACACACACTACTCACACTACTCACACTCACTGGCTTGACAACCTTTGCCCTCTACCGACGATGGGGGACAGTGTTGTTTGGTCTGAGTCTGCTGGTGTTCCCGTACGTGCCAGCCTCCAACCTGTTCTTCCCTGTTGGGTTTGTTGTAGCAGAGAGAGTACTCTACCTGCCCAGCATGGGACTATGTCTACTAGCAGCACACGGACTATGGAAACTGCACAATCACTTCAACTCAATCATCCTGAGGTCAACACTGAAGCTGTCCTTCATTCTGTTACTAGTTACATTCGCTACAAAGACTTATACACGTAATAAAGACTGGGAGAGCAACGTAACGCTGTACAGTGCCGGGGTGAAGGTCAACTCAAGACATGGCGTGTTCCTGACTAATCTGGGTATTGAACACGGGAGATTAAGGAACTTTAGTTTTGCTGAGAAGTTGTATCGTCGCACTATGTTAGAGGCGCCGCTGCATTCCAGGGGCTTTTCCAACTTTGGTGGTTTAATGGAAGCACTCAAGAGATACGATGAAGCCGAACag GCATTCCGTACTGCGATACGTCTGGGTAAGCAAGACTCTACGGGTACAAAGGTCATTGAGACGCTGGAATTTCTACTGGATAAGATAATTCTACGAAATAACGATCGCTATGGTGATGCAGTTGAACTAGTGGATCAAGCATTATCCAATTACCCAAGCTATGGTAAACTGTACAACCTCAAAGGCATCTATCTGCAGAGGCAAGGTCGATCAAAGGCAGCAATAGAATTATTACAAACAGCCATTAATATCAACTTCATAACAGCCCAAGGCCTGTACCATCTGGGACTGGCTTACACTGACACCGGGGATAAGAGGAGAGCTGTTGAAGCATTCAAGGCTGCTCTATCCATGGACCCCACATACAAAGATGCAGCCACCAAACTCAAacatttatag
- the LOC135344118 gene encoding protein O-mannosyl-transferase Tmtc3-like isoform X2, translating to MLSSSRSQLSLAGLLCMLVGTLVYSNTLHCGIVYDDEPAIMKNRDLRPQANWIDLFYHDFWGTVITNPTSHKSYRPLCVATFRLNYLMAELEPMGYHLVNILLHGVVCYLYVHLVSLVCSQVWPALIAGLLFAVHPIHTEAVAGLVGRTELLSAIFFSLSFMAYHRAYTRGMRWVGVSVCLMVCSVLSKEQGVTVVAVCTVHDLFIQHRNTPSSTVHLLHSIFSNRKSLPSWFPAFVKRMCIIATVTMALLVLRITLVGGAPKIFHENINPPLSLSWPWRQLSWSHLVAVNSWLALCPSPLTADWRFGAVPLTLSLAHPHNLHTLLTLLTLTGLTTFALYRRWGTVLFGLSLLVFPYVPASNLFFPVGFVVAERVLYLPSMGLCLLAAHGLWKLHNHFNSIILRSTLKLSFILLLVTFATKTYTRNKDWESNVTLYSAGVKVNSRHGVFLTNLGIEHGRLRNFSFAEKLYRRTMLEAPLHSRGFSNFGGLMEALKRYDEAEQAFRTAIRLGKQDSTGTKVIETLEFLLDKIILRNNDRYGDAVELVDQALSNYPSYGKLYNLKGIYLQRQGRSKAAIELLQTAININFITAQGLYHLGLAYTDTGDKRRAVEAFKAALSMDPTYKDAATKLKHL from the exons ATGCTGTCCTCCTccaggtctcaactctctctGGCTGGCTTGCTGTGTATGCTAGTGGGTACTCTAGTGTACAGTAACACTCTGCACTGCGGCATTGTGTATGATGACGAACCTGCCATCATGAAGAATAGAGATCTCCGTCCACAGGCGAACTGGATCGATTTATTTTATCATGATTTCTGGGGTACTGTTATCACTAACCCAACCAGCCACAAGTCATATCGTCCTCTGTGTGTGGCCACGTTCCGACTCAACTATCTGATGGCCGAGTTGGAGCCCATGGGCTATCATTTGGTCAACATTCTCCTTCATGGAGTCGTGTGTTACTTGTACGTTCACCTGGTCAGTCTAGTCTGCAGTCAAGTGTGGCCAGCACTGATAGCAGGACTCCTCTTTGCAGTCCACCCCATACACACTGAGGCT GTAGCTGGTCTGGTTGGGAGGACTGAGCTGCTCTCTGCAATATTCTTCAGTCTCTCATTCATGGCCTACCACAGAGCCTACACTCGCG GAATgcggtgggtgggtgtgagcGTGTGTCTCATGGTGTGTTCTGTGCTCAGTAAGGAGCAAGGTGTTACCGTGGTAGCAGTCTGCACTGTACATGACCTCTTCATTCAACACAGG AACACTCCCTCTTCAACGGTCCACTTGCTCCACTCGATATTCTCCAATCGCAAGAGTCTTCCTAGTTGGTTCCCTGCATTCGTTAAGAGGAtgtgtatcatagcaactgttACCATGGCACTCCTTGTACTCAGAATCACactagtgggtggagctcccaAAATATTCCATGA GAACATCAACCCTCCACTGTCCCTCTCCTGGCCATGGAGACAGTTGAGTTGGTCTCATCTAGTAGCCGTCAACTCTTGGTTAGCCctgtgcccctcccccctcacagcAGACTGGCGCTTTGGTGCCGTCCCCCTCACACTATCACTCGCCCACCCCCACAACCTACACACACTACTCACACTACTCACACTCACTGGCTTGACAACCTTTGCCCTCTACCGACGATGGGGGACAGTGTTGTTTGGTCTGAGTCTGCTGGTGTTCCCGTACGTGCCAGCCTCCAACCTGTTCTTCCCTGTTGGGTTTGTTGTAGCAGAGAGAGTACTCTACCTGCCCAGCATGGGACTATGTCTACTAGCAGCACACGGACTATGGAAACTGCACAATCACTTCAACTCAATCATCCTGAGGTCAACACTGAAGCTGTCCTTCATTCTGTTACTAGTTACATTCGCTACAAAGACTTATACACGTAATAAAGACTGGGAGAGCAACGTAACGCTGTACAGTGCCGGGGTGAAGGTCAACTCAAGACATGGCGTGTTCCTGACTAATCTGGGTATTGAACACGGGAGATTAAGGAACTTTAGTTTTGCTGAGAAGTTGTATCGTCGCACTATGTTAGAGGCGCCGCTGCATTCCAGGGGCTTTTCCAACTTTGGTGGTTTAATGGAAGCACTCAAGAGATACGATGAAGCCGAACag GCATTCCGTACTGCGATACGTCTGGGTAAGCAAGACTCTACGGGTACAAAGGTCATTGAGACGCTGGAATTTCTACTGGATAAGATAATTCTACGAAATAACGATCGCTATGGTGATGCAGTTGAACTAGTGGATCAAGCATTATCCAATTACCCAAGCTATGGTAAACTGTACAACCTCAAAGGCATCTATCTGCAGAGGCAAGGTCGATCAAAGGCAGCAATAGAATTATTACAAACAGCCATTAATATCAACTTCATAACAGCCCAAGGCCTGTACCATCTGGGACTGGCTTACACTGACACCGGGGATAAGAGGAGAGCTGTTGAAGCATTCAAGGCTGCTCTATCCATGGACCCCACATACAAAGATGCAGCCACCAAACTCAAacatttatag
- the LOC135344092 gene encoding uncharacterized protein LOC135344092, whose product MSRQASPDSAVFKVSVVGSHDNQIQNEGTLEATPTSLIYIDENDLKFTWSLTHIQKYGSNGEKLFTIETSRDCPTGAGVYIFSTPHAPYLESVVNKHLLKGKRISPDTDVFPTAKGDNLTPTNGRTMGRSTSLWSLPNNQFPVRSLTDDPNTSKEGLMEITDHNIIFTDSSNERQYHWPIRFLRRYGYEGNRFTFDASERCAGGGGVFRFATHRAADIQDLVRKQSNNFSGSVMNLASPPMEQARVTKVPLRNSEDDGQHDGFQRNNSFLRRARSAMDLNRNLFEVVNISDDLKEVGKGTLEVTQLDLIYIDHITEEKWRWPLRYLRRYGCDGHVFSFEAGRRCPGGEGLYAFSCPRAADIHEAIILSVSGPKKTTDMFSSNLSLVDSALTQQRRANSRARRGSDNLQPRRGYNDPLKLTPPPPSRKQIPLPRIPIPTPPRSPSLVEIDERSVTPRDSVSSPSDNGDTSSVSSGVVTPPLPGMSTPPPKPPRSGERRKKVKGEKVKKVKSEEVTEHMYDTVSVQHKYLESVSSSGGDSPRPCPLPEKPLPPPKPKTINKDSPSSNKNGKKDKPMAPKKTSILRLFGRRSSDVAPKERSPEPLQNVENYNKNEAPPSMYANVDIRTAPKHHSMYANIQRQGSVGRGEVDVFSTSLPSVPAPHRGNTPPPQPSHTPTKPSEGDIYQNIKVTPVVANSTYANVDLRKHKETVEAFIPTQYAEVQIIDGVLPPCVAASTPKRQSHLSSEPDNVVVEDSSVEYGTLNFSAMNEIKKLHEQRGKKEQFAEMLDRHTLKQEEVTALNKGSRKWRF is encoded by the coding sequence ATGTCAAGACAAGCATCACCAGACAGTGCAGTTTTCAAAGTCTCCGTTGTTGGTTCTCATGACAACCAGATCCAAAACGAAGGCACCCTCGAGGCCACACCTACAAGTCTTATATACATCGACGAAAACGATTTAAAATTCACCTGGTCATTAACCCACATTCAGAAGTACGGTAGCAATGGAGAAAAACTCTTCACCATAGAAACCAGTCGAGACTGCCCCACTGGCGCTGGTGTGTACATCTTCTCTACCCCTCACGCACCATATCTGGAGAGCGTGGTTAATAAACACCTGCTGAAGGGGAAAAGGATTTCCCCTGATACTGACGTCTTTCCTACCGCTAAAGGCGACAATTTAACGCCCACTAACGGGCGTACAATGGGTCGAAGTACGTCGCTATGGAGTCTCCCTAACAACCAGTTCCCTGTACGCAGTCTGACTGACGACCCCAACACTTCCAAAGAAGGTCTCATGGAAATCACTGACCACAATATCATATTCACTGATAGCAGCAATGAGCGGCAATACCATTGGCCAATCAGATTCCTCCGTCGTTATGGCTATGAAGGAAATCGATTCACATTTGACGCTAGTGAGCGATGTGCTGGCGGTGGTGGGGTGTTTCGTTTTGCCACCCACCGTGCCGCAGATATACAAGATTTGGTACGCAAGCAATCTAATAACTTCTCAGGCAGTGTAATGAACCTAGCGTCTCCACCCATGGAACAAGCTAGAGTCACTAAAGTACCACTGCGCAACTCAGAGGATGATGGACAACACGATGGCTTCCAGCGAAATAACTCATTTCTACGACGTGCTCGATCAGCTATGGATCTAAATCGCAATCTATTTGAGGTTGTCAATATCAGCGATGATTTGAAGGAGGTTGGGAAAGGAACACTTGAAGTTACACAATTGGATCTCATTTATATTGACCACATCACTGAGGAGAAGTGGCGTTGGCCGCTGCGGTACTTGCGCCGGTATGGTTGTGATGGACATGTGTTTTCATTTGAGGCCGGGAGGAGATGTCCAGGAGGGGAGGGATTGTATGCATTCTCTTGTCCCAGAGCAGCCGATATTCACGAGGCCATCATCCTCAGTGTCAGTGGACCCAAGAAAACCACGGACATGTTCAGTTCAAATCTGTCACTAGTTGATTCAGCTCTCACTCAACAGAGAAGAGCTAACTCCAGAGCAAGACGTGGTTCTGACAACTTACAACCACGCAGGGGATATAACGATCCACTCAAACTaacaccaccacccccaaGTCGTAAGCAGATCCCGTTACCACGGATACCAATACCTACGCCTCCTCGTTCCCCCTCATTGGTTGAAATTGACGAACGTTCTGTAACTCCACGAGACTCTGTTAGCTCACCGTCAGATAATGGCGATACGAGTTCTGTTTCGTCTGGTGTAGTAACTCCGCCTCTTCCTGGCATGAGCACACCACCCCCAAAACCACCTCGTAGCGGAGAGCGTCGTAAGAAAGTCAAAGGTGAAAAAGTCAAGAAAGTCAAAAGTGAAGAAGTCACCGAACACATGTATGATACAGTATCAGTGCAACACAAGTACCTAGAGTCTGTGTCCAGTAGTGGAGGTGACTCCCCCAGACCATGCCCACTTCCGGAGAAGCCCCTCCCACCACCAAAACCAAAAACCATCAACAAAGATTCTCCAAGCAGCAATAAAAATGGAAAGAAGGACAAACCAATGGCACCAAAGAAGACGTCAATACTGAGATTGTTTGGAAGAAGATCTAGTGACGTTGCCCCTAAAGAAAGGTCACCTGAACCTTTGCAAAATGTAGAGAACTACAATAAGAACGAGGCTCCACCCTCAATGTACGCTAATGTGGATATCCGTACAGCTCCGAAACATCACAGTATGTATGCCAACATCCAACGCCAGGGCAGTGTCGGACGTGGTGAAGTGGACGTGTTCTCAACTAGCTTACCGAGTGTACCAGCACCACACAGGGGTAATACGCCCCCTCCACAaccctcacacacgcccacgaAACCCTCAGAAGGGGACATCTACCAAAACATCAAAGTAACACCAGTAGTTGCTAACAGTACTTATGCGAACGTTGACCTGAGGAAACACAAAGAGACTGTTGAGGCGTTTATACCAACTCAGTACGCTGAAGTCCAGATCATTGATGGAGTGCTACCACCTTGTGTGGCTGCTAGTACACCAAAGAGACAGTCGCATCTTTCATCAGAACCAGACAATGTCGTCGTTGAGGACAGTTCTGTGGAGTATGGGACATTGAACTTTTCGGCCATGAATGAAATCAAGAAATTGCATGAACAGAGAGGCAAGAAGGAACAGTTTGCAGAGATGCTGGACAGACACACGCTCAAGCAAGAGGAGGTCACAGCTCTGAACAAGGGAAGCAGGAAGTGGCGATTCTGA
- the LOC135344103 gene encoding protein O-mannosyl-transferase TMTC3-like: protein MHPSSAMNVQTASLLCALAGVAVYLNTLHNDLVFDDIPAVKYNKDLRPDTPWSSLLVHDYWGSSLESPTSHKSYRPLCVATFRLNYLLAELEPMGYHLVNILLHGVVCYLYVHLVSLVCSQVWPALIAGLLFAVHPIHTEAVAGVVGRAELLGAVFYLLCILTYRRCLRSQGVSVVWLAVSLVCSVLALLSKEQGITALPVCVAMDFLVLHKLNLVWFLRPPPPDPDSHTHNKGNMRPFFVRGIAVGVVGLVAIVTRILISNGQPTAMFKDRNINPPLSLSWPWRQLSWSHLVAVNSWLALCPSPLTADWRFGAVPLTLSLAHPHNLHTLLTLLTLTGLTTFALYRRWGTVLFGLSLLVFPYVPASNLFFPVGFVVAERVLYLPSMGLCLLAAHGLWKLLQHTRTKQSLNIMIKAALVFLLLTHTVKTVHRNSDWKDSLSLYKAGVKLNRNNALLMSNIGLQYVMAGDYEAAVKFYEAGMTVSPNYTGNYYNYGKLMNMAQQFHKAEEPLRMAISVAETTGSEFNRLPESYHQLIQTLLSHPSRLHEAHTLVDHALTHHPHHTHLHMDKCHIMDALNLTQDAVHWCKAALRLKPSSVRGHYLLGGLYSRLGRTEDAESVYRELLVLEPESVGGQSQLATVLQQRGVVKDMNEAAALWEDVLTFDPHNIDALLNLALVQESLSQTQASVDSINKVLQLQPFNRQALYQVAELLYRHGNMEEASRVLTRLYSIDKLYMDVGVRLARVNSELRSQPTG, encoded by the exons ATGCATCCCTCATCAg cCATGAATGTGCAGACTGCATCTCTTCTCTGTGCCCTTGCTGGAGTAGCTGTCTACCTCAATACACTGCACAATGACCTGGTGTTTGATGATATTCCTGCTGTGAAGTACAATAAAGACTTGCGTCCTGATACACCATGGAGCAGCCTGTTAGTGCACGATTACTGGGGTAGCTCATTGGAGAGCCCAACCAGCCACAAGTCATATCGTCCTCTGTGTGTGGCCACGTTCCGACTCAACTATCTGTTGGCCGAGTTGGAGCCCATGGGCTATCATTTGGTCAACATTCTCCTCCATGGAGTCGTGTGTTACTTGTACGTTCACCTGGTCAGTCTAGTCTGCAGTCAAGTGTGGCCAGCACTGATAGCAGGACTCCTCTTTGCAGTCCACCCCATACACACTGAGGCT GTGGCTGGAGTGGTGGGCAGAGCTGAGCTGCTGGGTGCAGTGTTCTATCTCCTCTGTATTCTCACATATAGACGCTGTCTCAGATCACAAG gtgtgaGTGTTGTGTGGCTAGCAGTGAGTCTAGTGTGTAGTGTGCTGGCTCTACTGAGCAAGGAGCAAGGTATAACAGCTCTCCCAGTCTGTGTAGCAATGGACTTCCTAGTACTGCACAAG TTGAACCTTGTATGGTTTCTGCGCCCTCCTCCCCCTGATCCTGATAGCCATACCCACAATAAGGGGAACATGAGACCTTTCTTTGTACGAGGGATTGCCGTGGGCGTCGTTGGACTGGTTGCCATAGTTACACGGATATTGATATCAAACGGACAGCCAACGGCAATGTTCAAAGATAG GAACATCAACCCTCCACTGTCCCTCTCCTGGCCATGGAGACAGTTGAGTTGGTCTCATCTAGTAGCCGTCAACTCTTGGTTAGCCctgtgcccctcccccctcacagcAGACTGGCGCTTTGGTGCCGTCCCCCTCACACTATCACTCGCCCACCCCCACAACCTACACACACTACTCACACTACTCACACTCACTGGCTTGACAACCTTTGCCCTCTACCGACGATGGGGGACAGTGTTGTTTGGTCTGAGTCTGCTGGTGTTCCCGTACGTGCCAGCCTCCAACCTGTTCTTCCCTGTTGGGTTTGTTGTAGCAGAGAGAGTACTCTACCTGCCCAGCATGGGACTATGTCTACTAGCAGCACACGGACTATGGAAACTACTGCAACACACACGAACAAAGCAATCACTGAATATAATGATCAAAGCAGCTCTTGTATTCCTCCTGCTAACACACACTGTTAAGACAGTGCACAGAAACAGTGACTGGAAGGACAGTCTCTCGCTGTACAAGGCTGGTGTCAAGTTGAACCGTAATAACGCTTTATTAATGAGCAACATTGGTCTGCAGTACGTGATGGCAGGAGACTATGAAGCAGCTGTCAAGTTCTATGAGGCTGGGATGACAGTGTCCCCTAACTACACTGGTAATTACTACAACTATGGCAAGCTCATGAACATGGCGCAACAGTTCCATAAAGCAGAAGAG cctctgAGGATGGCTATTTCAGTAGCGGAGACTACAGGCAGTGAATTCAACCGTCTCCCAGAGAGCTACCATCAACTCATTCAAACATTGCTATCACATCCATCACGCCTTCACGAGGCTCACACTCTTGTAGACCACGccctcacacaccacccacaccacacacacctacacatgGACAAATGTCACATCATGGATGCATTAAATCTCACTCAAGATGCAGTTCATTGGTGCAAGGCAGCATTGCGACTGAAACCCTCCTCTGTGCGTGGTCACTACCTCCTGGGTGGTCTGTACTCACGCCTGGGTCGGACTGAAGACGCTGAAAGTGTGTATCGGGAGTTGCTGGTATTGGAACCAGAGAGTGTAGGTGGGCAGAGTCAACTAGCGACTGTATTGCAGcaaaggggtgtggtcaaggaTATGAATGAAGCAGCAGCTCT CTGGGAGGATgtgttgacctttgaccctcacAACATAGACGCTCTCCTAAACCTTGCGCTGGTTCAAGAATCATTATCCCAAACACAAGCGTCAGTGGACTCCATTAATAAAGTTCTCCAGTTGCAGCCATTTAATAGACAAGCACTCTACCAAGTTGCCGAGCTGTTGTATCGTCACGGTAACATGGAAGAAGCCTCAAGAGTGCTCACGCGATTATATAGCATTGATAAGTTATATATGGATGTGGGGGTGCGGTTAGCTAGAGTCAACAGCGAGCTCCGATCACAACCAACTGGATAA